Part of the Heptranchias perlo isolate sHepPer1 chromosome 20, sHepPer1.hap1, whole genome shotgun sequence genome is shown below.
ctggtaccatctgtgccttgttgttacagattTAACGGTACCTTACCTTAGagcattgccagccttcacagaaccgtttgtataaaAAGACTTCTATTCGCTAGCTTGcggaggctcgagatagagaggcctaagccagcgtgactccttgatttaattaaaCTTCAGTCACTTTATCTACATGTTgtttagacattatgctattacagcacattcctcccttagtgcctgtgatttccccaaggtCTGTTACTTCCCACTTTAATAttgtcagcatccttttagttttaactgcaaacttgactataataaccatcatgtatccttctcggcccaccagcactttcttattgaatacacgttacatggttcatactatattaatacacagtacagtttacatttagaGATACGTAGATTCAtagtacatttcattctacttctactattgattataattatactaaattataaCTGTTATTGGGTTAATCATTACACATTGTTCTTCCTGACTCTAAACACCagagttcagtcctggatgtgattaactgcagaatccgacccctgcagtcacaattgaactcactggtgtctcagcacgtgtgatgactgagtgaatcccttcccacacacggagcaggtgaacagtctctcccaaaTGGGcgcgagttgatgtgtcagcagttcatttctgattttaaagctcttctcacagtcagtgcattaaaaggtcactcaatagtgtgaacaagttgatgtctcagaaggtgggatgaattagtgaatcccttcccacacacggagcaggtgaacagtctctccccagtgtgagtgtgttggtgtttcaggagatcatttgtgcttttaaagcccttctcacattcagaacatttaaaaagtctctccccagggtgagtaCATTGGTGTCGCAGTAGATTCCTGTTGCTTTTATATCTCTTCCCACACTCAGAACATTTAAGAGGTCacttatcagagtgaactcgctggtgtctctgcaggtgggatgactgagtaaatctcttcttacacacggagcagatgaacggcctctccccagtttcactgcgttgatgtctcagcagttcctttctgcttttaaagctcttcccacagtcagagcattcaaaaggtctctcatcagtgtgaacttgctggtgtgtcagcagggtggatgaccgagtgaatctcttcccacacacggagcaggagaacggcctctccccagtgtgactgcgttgatgtctcagaagttcgtttctgcttttaaaacatttcccacagtcagagcatttaaatggtctctcatcggagtgaactcgatggtgtatcagcaggttggatgaccgagtgaatctcttcccacacacagagcaggagaacggcctctcctcagTGCCACTGTGTTGATGTCTCAGAAGTTCTTTTCTGCTTTTAAAACttttcccacagtcagagcatttaaacggtctctcatcggagtgaactcgctggtgtatcagcaggttgcATGACTGAGTGAatgtcttcccacacacagagcaggagaacggcctctccccagtgtgaactcgctggtgtgtcaccagggtggatgactgagcgaatctcttcccacacacggagcaggtgaacggcctctccccagtgtgagtgcgttgatgaatttccagctcagacggggaattgaatcccttcccacagtccccacatttccacggtttctccgtggtccgggtgtccttgtgtctctccaggattcacgatcagttgaagcctcgtccacacacacaacacgtgtacggtttctccccgctgtgaatggtgtgatgttttttcaggctgcgtaactggttaaagctctttccacagtcagtgcactggaacactctcactcgggtgtgtgtgtctcggtgcttttccactcacactgatgtttgaaatcttttcccagagatagaacagacaaacatttctccttccacattcaaaggccgatgatattcaggtcctgatgaatcgagtgactctgtcagattttgtgtgatgtttggtttgagtttccctctgcaaatcctccccttgtaataacctgtaaaaggagtttataaaagtcatcactgtcagtacaggatagaaattcagaacagacaattctagtttctacggaacattctttcctctcttttgCCTCAAAGCTGTCAATCCCTATCCCATACACTCTCCCtcgtccctgtgctgaaatccaaactcatcgcatcatctttcagtggcccaaaaccatgagtgaaagtgtgagagagtgaaagtgtgagagagtgaaagtgtgagagagtgaaagtgtgagagagtgaaagtgtgagagagtgaaagtgtgagagagtgaaagtgtgagagagtgaaagtgtgagagagggaatgtgagagagtaaatgtgagtacagcagtgggctgggtgtggagaatgaagtggggcaggtggagcatgtttcagtggggcagcagtgatcataatctcattaggtttagaatagttatggaaaaggaaaagggacagtcaaatgtgaaaattcttaactggaggagggctaatttcagtgagttaaaaagggatcttgtccgcgTGGATTGGAatgaaaaattggcaacaaaacagtaattgaacagtgggaggcctccAAAGAGGAGACGGCTCGGGTACTGAGCAGACAGATTCCAACGAGCAGGAAAGGAACGGCTTccgaagctggagctccctggatgaataaagatatagagatcaccattgctccttcatttacagacgatcgctgaccgatcatcatttctccttcattcacagacgtTTCCTGACTTATCATCACTTCTCCTTcatgcaggtgacagaagtgttagtgagggatcactttgggaccagtgatcataattccattagttttaagatagctatggagaaggggaggtctggcccaaaagttaaaattctaaattgaggaaaggccaattttgatggtattagacaggaactttcagaagttgattgggagagtctgttggcaagtgggaggctttcaaaagtgtgttaaccagggttcagggtaagcacattccttataaagtgaagggcaaggctggtagaagtagggaaccttggatgactcgggagattgaggccctagtcaaaaagaaggaggcatatgacatgcataggcagctgggatcaagtggatcccttgaagagtatagagattgccggagtagagttaagagagaaatcaggagggcaaaaaggggacatgagattgctttggcagataaggcaaaggagaatccaaagagattctacaaatacataaatggcaaaagagtaactagggagagagtagggcctcttaaggatcaacaaggttgtctatgtgcggaaccagaagagatgggtgagatcctaaatgaatatttcgcatcggtatttgcggttgagaaaggcatggatgttagggaacttggggaaataaatagtgatgtcttgaggagtgtacatattatagagagggaggtgctggatgtcttaatgcgcatcaaggtagataaatctccgggacctgatgaaatgtatcccaggatgttatgggaggttagggaggaaattgcgggtcccctagcagagatatttgaatcatccaccgctacaggtgaggtgcctggagattggagggtagcaaatgttgtgcctttgtttaagaagggcggcagggaaaagcctgggaactacagaccggtgagcctgacatctgtagtgggtaagttgttagagggtattctgagagacaggatctacaggcatttggagaggcagggactgatttggaacagtcagcatggttttgtgagaggaaaatcatgtcttacgaatttgattgagttttttgaagggggaaccaagaagatagatgagggctatgcagtagacgtggtctacatggactttagcaaagcctttgacaaggtaccgcatggtagtttgttacataaggttaaatcccacgggatccaaggtgaggtagccaattggatacaaaattggattgacgacagaagacagagggtggtttttcaaactggaggcctgtgaccagcggtgtgcctcagtgatcggtgctgggtctgctgttatttgttatttatattaatggtttggatgagaatttaggaggcatggttagtaagtttgcagatgacaccaagattggtggcattgtggacagtgaagaaggttatctgggattgcaacgggatcttgataaattgggccaatgaatggcagatagagtttaatttagataaatgtgaggtgatgcattttggaagatcgaatcgggccaggacctactccgttaatggtagggcgttggggagagttatagaacaaagagatctcggagtacaggttcacagctccttgaaagtggagtcacaggtggatagggtggtgaagaaggcattcagcatgcttggtttcattggtcagaacattgaatacaggagttgggatgtcttgttgaagttgtacaagaccacacttggaatactgtgtacagttctggtcaccctattatagaaaggatattattaaactagaaagagtgcagaaaagatttactaggatgctaccaggacttgatggtgtgacttatagggagaggttggatggactgagacttttttccctggagagtaggaggtttcggggtgatctcatcgaagtctataaaataatgaggggcatagataaggtagatagtcaaaatcttttcccaaaggtaggggagtctatgacgaggggacatagatttaaggtgagaggggagagatacaaaagggtccagaggggcaattttttcactcaaagggtggtgagtgtctggaacgagctgccagaggcagtagtcgaggcgggtccagttttgtcttttaaaaagcatttggacagttacatgggtaagatgggtatagagggatatgggccaagtgcaggcaattgggactagcttagtggtataaactgggcgacatggacatgttgtgccgaagggcctgtttccatgttgtaaacctctatgattctatgattctatttacagacattccctgaccgattaccatttctccttcatttacagacgttacCTGCCTGATCAacatttctacttcatttacagacactccctgaccaatcaccatttctccttcatttgtggaatgtccctgactgatcaccatttctcctccatttacagacgctccctggctgatcaccatttctccttcatttattgaagctccctgaccaatcaccatttctccttcatttacagacgctccctgaccgatcaccatttctccttcatttacagacgctccctgaccgaccaccaattctccttcatttacagacgctccctgaccgaccaccaattctccttcatttacagacgctccctgaccgatcaccatttctccttcatttacagacgctccctgacctgtcaccatttctccttcatttacagacgctccctgagaattcccagtttacaccgcgcaggcgcggggccgcggccttttgttgagagttggtccggagcgaaacgggagaaaccggaaaccggcgggtagtgaggggggataatgttcactgttttatattcgggtctggggccgcactcggggtttgtgaagcctgagcctgggcctgagcccggacccgggccccggggtttattgatcctcttgctccgatcctctcacctgcaccgaacgcgctcctcccgcagcctcgactgaccgcgcatgctcaggacacactgcccgataatgagtcactactgcgcctgcggactgtgctccactgattcagatagggcacaatctgtaccgcgctgcatgctgggtgatgcagccgccattgatgatcttaatttCAGGCCGAAAATCAATGACATTGGAAGCAGGGATAGTGCGTTTCGACCaaagataataaaataaattgaaacccCAGCTCctcgtgccatttaaaccggcacaaacacacagcgcagacgcgCCCCCCACTTTCGTGAAGTCCAAAAAAATTTCGTTGTGCTACACGTTGCAACTGACGGGTCCAATAAatgtttattttcgaactgcagCTCAGGACCACCAGTCTCACCATTAACTCCGCCCTGATGATTAAGGGGAGTTCCGGACCAATTTCAGGAGCGGAAATTGGTTGGATGGATACCGCacagttggtcctccaactcatcggagtgtgtgaggggcgggagttgcggcaccgaatgggcgggtcGAAGCCCAGATGTCcgtcattgtctgaagcatcatttttaaaaattattttttcataatctccaggagaaaactcgatctttctgttgcgtcttgaaacagatgaaacccgatgaggtggagcaaacatttcaacatttgttagaaaaacacgttaattaagaacagccaacatggattatttgagataaTTCAAGTCTACTGATAAATGGAATGTCGtggatgttgtgtagatggattgtgaaaaggtgtttgataagatgccgaACAGGagacttgttgataaaattaatactcacggtattaaaatgaatgcGGCAGTGTGGATAGaaagttgtgtaaagggcagaaaacagagagtagtggttaatggacgTTCTTCAGACTGaaaggatgtaaacagtggtgtcccccaggttcAGTGTtgtgaccattgctcttctcaacgTAGAGAATAAActcagcttgggtatgtgggacacaaggtgaaaatccaTGCCCTCTATTGACTTCtcggctaagggaaataggtcattcTTGTCCACTCGATCTAGGTCTctcgtaattttatacaccccaattaaatcgcccctcagcctcctctgatccaaagaaaacagccccagcctatccaatctttcctcatagctaaaattctccagtcctggcatatcctcgtaaatctcctctgtactctctctattgcaattacacccttcctgtattttggtgaccagaactgtacgcagtatccgagctgtggcctaaccagtgttttatcgagttccagcataacctccctgctcttacattctatgccgtgtctaataaaggaaagtattccatatgccttcttaaccaccttatctacctgtcctgctaccttcagggatctgtggacatgcactccaaggtccctgacttcttctacacctttcagtatcctaccatttattgtgtactcccttgccttatttgccgttcccaaatgcattatctcacacttctccggattgaattccatttgccacttttctgcccactcaaccagtccattgatatcttcctgcagcctgcagctttcctcctcacgatcaaccatacggccaattttgtcccatctgcaaacttcttgatcaagccccctacatttaagtccaaataattaatatatatcacaaaaagcatgggacctagtactgagccctgcggcaccccactggaaacaaccttccaggcacaaaaacacccatcgaccatttctCTTTACTTCCTGCTactgtgccaattttggatccaacttgccactcgcccttcgatcccatgggcttgtactttttccaccagtctgtcatgtgggatcgTCTCGAaagacttgctaaaatccatgtacaccgtGTACAAATCCATGTAC
Proteins encoded:
- the LOC137335658 gene encoding zinc finger protein 436-like, translating into ILERHKDTRTTEKPWKCGDCGKGFNSPSELEIHQRTHTGERPFTCSVCGKRFAQSSTLVTHQRVHTGERPFSCSVCGKTFTQSCNLLIHQRVHSDERPFKCSDCGKSFKSRKELLRHQHSGTEERPFSCSVCGKRFTRSSNLLIHHRVHSDERPFKCSDCGKCFKSRNELLRHQRSHTGERPFSCSVCGKRFTRSSTLLTHQQVHTDERPFECSDCGKSFKSRKELLRHQRSETGERPFICSVCKKRFTQSSHLQRHQRVHSDK